One Chryseobacterium sp. StRB126 genomic region harbors:
- a CDS encoding beta-ketoacyl-[acyl-carrier-protein] synthase family protein, with translation MKRIVITGMGVVSPLACEKGAFWEKILNGESGVGDLTKLEPSNYKGVTRAAEVDLEKDYKNTELLEHFKPYGKAVTYAAAAIDMGLKDAGFEKFTKKNNYGVILGTTNGNQDIVERIVDQWNLEMKHEYLSSKAAKTLTYFRPVELSASIAKYYNLGGTNMVIPTACAAGNYAIGTAYSMIREGRSSLIIAGGADPFTRSCYTVFYRLGAMSKDNCKPFDQNRNGMIVGEGAAVLVLEELEHALARGAKIYGEIKGYGLACDAYDPTAPDPEGSGATLSMNNAIKSSNIDRENITYVSAHGTGTKANDSHEVNAMRNVFGEEIDSLYVNGIKSMLGHCMGAASALEAVTATLSLHHQKVPRNRNTEKIDEAFNTHFHIQPSSEIENKVDHVLSNSFAFGGNICSVIFSKYDSK, from the coding sequence ATGAAAAGAATCGTAATTACAGGGATGGGTGTAGTAAGCCCTTTAGCCTGTGAAAAAGGAGCCTTTTGGGAAAAAATCTTGAATGGAGAATCAGGAGTCGGAGACCTTACAAAACTGGAGCCCTCCAACTATAAAGGAGTTACCCGCGCTGCTGAAGTAGACTTGGAAAAAGATTATAAGAATACTGAATTGCTGGAGCATTTTAAGCCTTATGGTAAAGCCGTTACTTATGCTGCTGCTGCGATAGACATGGGTCTGAAAGATGCCGGTTTTGAAAAATTCACTAAAAAAAATAATTACGGAGTTATTCTGGGTACTACAAACGGCAACCAGGATATTGTAGAAAGAATTGTAGATCAGTGGAATCTGGAAATGAAACATGAATACCTTTCCTCTAAAGCTGCAAAAACACTTACTTATTTTAGACCGGTTGAATTAAGTGCCAGTATAGCAAAATATTACAATCTCGGCGGAACAAATATGGTAATTCCTACAGCCTGTGCAGCAGGAAATTATGCTATCGGCACCGCCTATTCTATGATTCGTGAAGGCAGATCTTCCCTGATTATTGCAGGAGGTGCTGACCCTTTTACACGGTCCTGCTACACCGTTTTTTACAGATTGGGAGCCATGTCAAAAGACAACTGCAAACCTTTTGATCAGAACAGGAACGGAATGATTGTAGGAGAAGGAGCTGCTGTTTTAGTATTGGAAGAACTGGAACATGCATTAGCAAGAGGAGCTAAAATATATGGCGAAATCAAAGGATACGGCTTAGCCTGTGATGCTTATGATCCTACCGCCCCTGATCCGGAAGGTTCCGGTGCTACCCTGTCTATGAACAATGCAATAAAATCAAGCAATATTGATAGAGAGAACATCACTTATGTAAGCGCCCACGGAACAGGAACAAAAGCCAATGATTCCCATGAGGTAAATGCGATGCGCAATGTTTTCGGAGAAGAAATAGATTCTTTATATGTCAATGGAATCAAATCCATGTTAGGACACTGCATGGGAGCAGCCAGTGCATTGGAAGCAGTAACGGCCACTCTTTCCCTACATCATCAAAAAGTTCCCAGAAACCGCAATACAGAAAAAATTGATGAAGCTTTCAATACTCATTTTCATATCCAGCCATCCTCAGAAATCGAAAATAAAGTAGATCATGTTCTTAGTAATTCTTTCGCTTTTGGCGGAAATATATGCAGCGTAATATTCAGTAAATATGATAGCAAATAA
- a CDS encoding beta-ketoacyl synthase N-terminal-like domain-containing protein has translation MIANNISNNDIVISIIGFNSPYGTEIDNYFFRKESETKALIIEDHDPQKFLKPKGQRFLNKATLLFCNAAFHAIHSRSLSSIINEAPERIGLYDGTELSNLEDCFIFDLTAKNQGPDRVSPMKAPSTIANAAASQMAIQAGIKGPNFSVCAGMAGSLQALDIASLHLKQGITDYGVIASTEVRNEYQESIRRGNETLHRPVSTELGIAMVLERRETLSEAGRKPLATIKKIHSETHTEGLPIEAFLYQNISGMAALFSFDTIIFSGGTSVIDETIFEEVLRKNGLSTSVIYPENLFGDNDNAGGMLGIAYAVSVFEGKSIHKTDQENILVLSADKAGTVILSIIEKTK, from the coding sequence ATGATAGCAAATAACATTTCAAATAACGATATAGTAATTTCCATAATAGGCTTCAATAGTCCATACGGAACGGAGATTGACAATTATTTCTTCCGAAAAGAATCGGAAACGAAAGCTTTAATCATTGAAGATCATGATCCCCAGAAGTTTTTAAAACCAAAAGGACAGAGATTCCTTAACAAAGCAACATTGTTGTTCTGTAATGCAGCATTTCATGCCATACATAGCAGGAGTTTAAGTTCGATAATCAATGAAGCTCCTGAAAGAATCGGGCTTTATGACGGCACTGAACTTTCCAACCTTGAAGACTGTTTTATCTTTGATTTAACTGCAAAAAATCAAGGTCCGGACCGTGTAAGCCCAATGAAAGCTCCAAGCACCATTGCCAATGCAGCAGCCAGTCAGATGGCCATTCAGGCAGGAATAAAAGGTCCCAATTTCAGTGTATGTGCAGGGATGGCAGGAAGCCTTCAGGCTTTAGATATTGCTTCCCTCCATCTAAAACAGGGAATCACAGATTACGGAGTTATTGCCTCTACAGAAGTCCGAAATGAATATCAGGAGTCTATCCGCAGGGGAAATGAAACCCTGCACAGACCAGTCTCCACCGAACTTGGAATTGCAATGGTTTTAGAACGTAGGGAAACTTTATCTGAAGCAGGCAGAAAACCTTTAGCCACAATAAAAAAGATACATTCTGAAACCCATACTGAGGGGCTGCCAATAGAAGCATTTCTGTATCAGAATATTTCAGGTATGGCAGCACTATTCAGTTTTGATACCATTATTTTTTCCGGAGGCACTTCGGTAATTGATGAAACTATTTTTGAAGAAGTGTTAAGAAAAAATGGGCTGAGCACATCTGTCATTTATCCTGAAAACCTTTTTGGAGATAATGACAACGCCGGAGGTATGCTGGGAATAGCCTATGCTGTTTCGGTATTCGAAGGAAAAAGCATTCACAAAACAGATCAGGAAAACATTCTGGTCCTTTCAGCAGACAAG